The Streptomyces sp. SS1-1 genome has a segment encoding these proteins:
- a CDS encoding TOBE domain-containing protein: MQAYTIGQAARLLGVSPDTARRWADAGRVATHRDESGRRLIDGKDLAAFSVELARSGAGEEAPSSTSVRNAFPGIVTAIKLGDVAAQVEIQAGPHRLVSLLTREAVEELGLEVGMEATARVKSTNVHVDRA, translated from the coding sequence ATGCAGGCATACACGATCGGTCAGGCGGCGCGGCTGCTGGGCGTCAGTCCGGACACGGCCCGGCGCTGGGCGGACGCGGGCAGGGTCGCCACCCATCGCGACGAGAGCGGCAGGCGGCTCATCGACGGCAAGGACCTCGCCGCCTTCTCCGTGGAGCTCGCGCGCTCCGGCGCGGGTGAGGAGGCGCCCTCCTCGACCTCGGTGCGCAACGCCTTCCCCGGGATCGTCACCGCGATCAAGCTGGGGGACGTGGCGGCCCAGGTGGAGATCCAGGCCGGGCCGCACCGGCTGGTGTCCCTCCTGACGCGGGAGGCCGTGGAGGAGCTGGGTCTGGAAGTGGGCATGGAGGCCACCGCGCGCGTGAAGTCGACGAATGTCCATGTCGACAGGGCCTGA
- a CDS encoding ATP-binding protein: MATESQDGGKKPSMEQTQEWGARFDGGFGDVTRARLGAEEYLKTLARASPPATPEYRDDILLVVSELVSNAIQYAPGPIELTMRKAFDGVHVTLGDTSTTPPAPRPFHPGTGKGGGIGWYLIHTLCDQVSVVVREDGKDVHAFLPW; encoded by the coding sequence ATGGCGACCGAATCGCAGGACGGCGGCAAGAAGCCGTCGATGGAACAGACACAGGAGTGGGGGGCCCGCTTCGACGGGGGGTTCGGCGATGTGACGCGTGCGCGTCTGGGCGCGGAGGAGTATCTGAAGACGCTCGCGCGGGCCTCGCCCCCCGCGACCCCGGAGTACCGGGACGACATCCTGCTGGTGGTGAGCGAGCTCGTCTCCAACGCCATCCAGTACGCGCCGGGACCCATAGAACTGACCATGCGCAAGGCGTTCGACGGCGTCCATGTGACGCTCGGCGACACCAGCACCACCCCGCCGGCGCCGCGCCCCTTCCACCCCGGGACGGGCAAGGGCGGAGGCATCGGCTGGTATCTCATCCACACGCTGTGCGACCAGGTCAGCGTGGTGGTGCGCGAGGACGGCAAGGACGTCCACGCCTTCCTGCCCTGGTGA
- a CDS encoding helix-turn-helix domain-containing protein — MTDFDAIDALLAGARKEVPLPPVPERRALREELGLSRPQLAQALGVGPSTIAGWESGRDPSGEVREKYAYFLEGARTKLAADSTPPADEPSTGSPTEAAPAPEAPATTSGPGDGDELSAPQPCVLCGRPARHQVEGFPQHLDPAECGTDDAERTPPREESRPEPSVAPRPQKVVPAGRRLRTGEAPDPIAAAVAAALDQHSGDVEAATAALVRRAIPDAMALLDRTRKGGRYDIVAHPWLPDVLRKPTARGADEIWEARPKWTRPTLPPGEHQVTALDVNGAYLSALKTHLPIGRLEHSTGDQHDRRRAGVHLVTPPDWEHDAYLPNPLGNRDEPGPLWVTEPTLRLLQRLSGPRYGLCDPPVIHESWTSGATENLLEKFRVLLKDARDRAIAEGDEVTLEYVKAMYAKFVSTMGESNYNRELYRTDWMHLIRSQAFVNLWWKAHRAYDEGLMVVRAMGTDELHVIGDWRAVFPEGRAVTEVKVKDVYTVGEAVRPES, encoded by the coding sequence ATGACCGACTTCGACGCGATCGACGCCCTGCTCGCCGGGGCCAGGAAAGAGGTCCCGCTGCCGCCGGTGCCGGAGCGCCGCGCCCTGCGGGAGGAGCTGGGCCTGTCCCGGCCCCAGCTGGCGCAGGCCCTCGGCGTCGGACCGTCCACGATCGCGGGCTGGGAGTCCGGCCGGGACCCGAGCGGCGAGGTCCGCGAGAAGTACGCCTACTTCCTGGAGGGCGCCCGCACGAAACTAGCCGCGGACTCCACCCCACCGGCCGACGAGCCGTCCACCGGTTCCCCGACCGAGGCCGCCCCCGCCCCGGAGGCGCCCGCCACCACGAGCGGCCCGGGCGACGGCGACGAGTTGTCCGCCCCTCAGCCCTGCGTCCTGTGCGGCCGGCCCGCCCGGCACCAGGTGGAGGGCTTCCCCCAGCACCTCGACCCCGCCGAATGCGGCACCGATGACGCCGAACGGACCCCTCCGCGTGAGGAGTCCCGCCCCGAGCCGAGCGTCGCCCCGCGCCCCCAGAAGGTCGTCCCGGCCGGACGGCGGCTGCGGACGGGCGAGGCCCCGGACCCGATCGCCGCCGCCGTCGCGGCCGCCCTCGATCAGCACTCCGGCGACGTCGAGGCCGCCACCGCCGCCCTGGTCAGACGGGCCATCCCGGACGCCATGGCGCTGCTGGACCGGACCCGCAAGGGCGGCCGGTACGACATCGTCGCCCACCCCTGGCTGCCCGACGTCCTGCGCAAGCCCACGGCCCGCGGCGCCGACGAGATCTGGGAGGCCCGGCCCAAGTGGACCCGGCCCACGCTCCCGCCCGGCGAGCACCAGGTGACCGCCCTCGACGTCAACGGCGCCTATCTGTCCGCCCTCAAGACCCATCTGCCGATCGGCCGGCTCGAACACTCCACGGGCGACCAGCACGACCGGCGCCGCGCCGGCGTGCACCTCGTCACCCCGCCCGACTGGGAGCACGACGCCTATCTGCCCAACCCGCTCGGCAACCGGGACGAACCTGGCCCCCTGTGGGTGACCGAGCCGACGCTGCGCCTGCTGCAGCGGCTCTCCGGCCCCCGGTACGGGCTGTGCGACCCGCCCGTGATCCACGAGTCGTGGACCTCCGGGGCCACCGAGAACCTGCTGGAGAAGTTCCGGGTCCTGCTGAAGGACGCCCGCGACCGGGCGATCGCCGAGGGCGACGAGGTCACGCTGGAGTACGTGAAGGCCATGTACGCGAAGTTCGTCTCCACGATGGGGGAGTCGAACTACAACCGGGAGCTGTACCGCACCGACTGGATGCACCTGATCCGCTCCCAGGCGTTCGTGAACCTGTGGTGGAAGGCACACCGCGCCTACGACGAGGGCCTGATGGTCGTGCGTGCCATGGGCACCGACGAACTGCACGTCATCGGTGACTGGCGGGCGGTGTTCCCGGAGGGGCGCGCGGTGACCGAGGTGAAAGTCAAGGACGTCTACACCGTCGGCGAGGCGGTCCGGCCGGAGAGCTAG
- a CDS encoding ATP-binding protein, translating to MRPAEHRPAGNGGTLRFRPAEIGSAASARGFVKSVVEEHARTSPVDERAVMDLMLVVSELVTNAIQHGDGLAGFEVAVEPGGLRMRVHDYSDTVPSAAFGPGTLPQTHEGSGYGWPLIIRLAREIRIDRRREGGKTVSVLAPLT from the coding sequence GTGAGGCCGGCGGAGCACCGGCCGGCCGGGAACGGCGGCACGCTGCGTTTCCGGCCGGCGGAGATCGGCAGCGCGGCCTCGGCACGCGGCTTCGTGAAGTCGGTCGTCGAGGAGCACGCGCGTACGTCCCCCGTGGACGAGCGCGCCGTCATGGACCTGATGCTGGTGGTGTCGGAGCTGGTCACCAACGCGATCCAGCACGGCGACGGCCTCGCCGGGTTCGAGGTCGCCGTGGAACCCGGGGGTCTTCGGATGCGGGTGCACGACTACAGCGACACCGTGCCGTCGGCGGCCTTCGGGCCGGGCACGCTGCCGCAGACGCATGAGGGCAGTGGATACGGCTGGCCGCTGATCATCCGGCTGGCGCGGGAGATCCGGATCGACCGCCGTCGTGAGGGAGGGAAGACGGTCAGCGTCCTGGCACCGCTGACGTGA
- a CDS encoding helix-turn-helix domain-containing protein — protein MRMGLDERARAAVAALLHATGESQTALAAVLGVSQAQVSRRQSGAAVWSLADCDVVAAHYGIDVLDLLAGPTRATEALPAERRRRQARPAGPTRAAVGDGVAR, from the coding sequence ATGCGTATGGGACTCGACGAGCGGGCGCGGGCGGCGGTCGCCGCGCTCCTGCACGCCACCGGTGAGTCGCAGACCGCCCTCGCGGCGGTACTCGGGGTCAGCCAGGCCCAGGTGAGCCGGCGTCAGTCCGGGGCGGCCGTCTGGAGCCTCGCCGACTGCGACGTCGTCGCCGCGCACTACGGCATCGACGTGCTCGACCTCCTCGCGGGCCCGACCCGCGCCACCGAGGCCCTGCCCGCCGAGCGGCGCCGCAGACAGGCCCGCCCCGCCGGGCCCACCCGTGCCGCCGTGGGGGACGGGGTGGCCCGATGA